From a single Alkalihalophilus pseudofirmus genomic region:
- a CDS encoding ArsR/SmtB family transcription factor, with protein MSSNDSCEIYSFDAEKVTRLKGVIGREELGGVAQLFKAIADVNRAKITYSLCEEEELCVCDIANIIGSSVATASHHLRTLHKQGIVKFRKEGKLAFYSLDDHHIKQLLLIALEHQKEGKSHD; from the coding sequence ATGAGCAGCAACGATTCTTGTGAGATTTATAGCTTTGATGCAGAAAAGGTTACGCGTCTAAAAGGGGTAATTGGGCGGGAAGAACTAGGCGGGGTTGCACAGCTATTCAAAGCGATAGCTGACGTCAACCGGGCAAAGATCACATATTCTCTTTGTGAGGAAGAGGAATTATGTGTATGTGACATTGCAAATATTATTGGTTCCTCTGTAGCAACGGCCTCCCATCACCTGCGGACTCTGCATAAACAAGGCATTGTAAAATTCCGTAAAGAAGGGAAGCTTGCCTTTTACTCATTAGATGATCATCACATTAAACAGTTACTATTGATTGCTTTAGAACATCAGAAGGAAGGGAAGTCACATGACTGA